The following proteins come from a genomic window of Sorghum bicolor cultivar BTx623 chromosome 3, Sorghum_bicolor_NCBIv3, whole genome shotgun sequence:
- the LOC8081375 gene encoding SMR domain-containing protein At5g58720 isoform X1 has translation MKPSQSKKKGKKKKKSSPPAAVPAPPPPAEGAADSEACSLLPETLTISAAAAATAAVSETESSSSGEASTCASSACFTASSSGTASSSSFSPFSSSASTASSSAAGEERRDLTWLLDAFASATIDQIDSAYREAGGDPFVAAGILGSTQDTQPPQPPQPAPQPPPPPDLSPRSGSGGRKAGRRPKRVAVAATGMVADVIGKEYTRPVTAPVSVPNAWKGRDVERDGGSGGRKYSVEEAEQFLCSMLGDNSELGMGVVRDVLGQYGYDVEKKLQLLMKSALDALLDISGVSSVENMETNHQNAGRNDTRHLCMFPGNGLSVDNLTAGNRSLQQLTDEISNTRFQSELGHEFLWSEPQISYAEAVKEAPRSPTLPSRSTVAKAGPQQVLDSLFKIPEIHTYEPSSMDWKKVVKKLQMFNNTAASNNQERPKNGDGYREFRGVAARHYDKMKEYYQKAALAYSKGDKSYASYLAEEGKHYRELGRLEDEKASRNIFEARNKHITNTITIDLHGQHVQQAMNLLKLNMMVCICMPSVLLRVITGCGSEGTGKGKIKRSVIELAEKEHIEWREENSGTVALRLGGPREYRFLEHENDSD, from the exons ATGAAGCCGTCGCAGTCCAAGAAGAagggcaagaagaagaagaagtccTCGCCGCCGGCCGCGGTGCCGGCCCCACCGCCGCCGGCGGAGGGGGCTGCGGATTCGGAGGCCTGCTCACTGCTGCCCGAAACCCTAACCatatccgccgccgccgccgccaccgcggcGGTTTCGGAGACGGAGTCCAGCAGCAGCGGCGAGGCGTCGACGTGCGCGTCGTCGGCTTGCTTCACCGCAAGCTCGTCGGGGACGgcctcctcgtcctccttctCTCCCTTCTCCTCGTCGGCGTCCACGGCTTCGTCGTCGGCCGCCGGCGAGGAGCGGCGGGACCTCACGTGGCTGCTCGACGCATTCGCCAGCGCCACCATCGACCAGATCGACTCCGCCTACCGCGAGGCCGGCGGGGACCCCTTCGTGGCCGCTGGTATACTCGGCTCCACGCAGGACACGCAGCCGCCGCAGCCACCACAGCCGGCGCCGCAGCCCCCGCCACCACCGGATCTCTCGCCGCGCAGTGGATCTGGTGGAAGGAAGGCTGGTCGGAGGCCCAAGCGGGTTGCGGTGGCCGCTACGGGCATGGTCGCGGACGTTATTGGCAAGGAATACACGCGGCCCGTGACTGCTCCTGTAAGCGTGCCAAATGCATGGAAGGGTCGGGATGTGGAGAGGGATGGCGGGTCTGGTGGCCGCAAGTACAGCGTTGAAGAGGCAGAACAGTTCCTgtgctcgatgctcggggataaTTCCGAGCTTGGCATGGGTGTTGTCAGAGATGTACTTG GTCAGTATGGGTATGATGTTGAGAAg AAGTTACAGTTACTTATGAAATCA GCGCTGGATGCATTGCTTGATATATCTGGCGTGTCTTCTGTTGAAAACATGGAAACAAATCATCAAAATGCTGGAAGGAATGACACCCGGCATCTATGTATGTTCCCTGGAAATGGGCTATCAGTGGACAATCTGACTGCTGGGAATAGAAGTCTACAACAG TTGACAGATGAGATATCCAACACTAGGTTCCAGTCTGAATTAGGACATGAGTTTTTGTGGAGTGAACCACAGATCAG CTATGCGGAGGCTGTTAAAGAGGCACCACGTTCACCAACATTGCCTTCAAGATCAACTGTAGCGAAAGCTGGTCCACAACAAGTCCTCGATTCACTGTTTAAAATTCCTGAAATACACACATATGAACCAAGTTCTATGGACTGGAAAAAGGTAGTAAAGAAACTGCAAATGTTCAATAATACCGCTGCATCAAACAATCAAGAAAGGCCTAAGAATG GGGATGGCTATCGTGAGTTCCGTGGTGTTGCTGCGAGACATTATGATAAAATGAAAGAATACTATCAGAAA GCTGCCCTGGCATATTCAAAGGGTGACAAGTCATATGCTTCTTACCTTGCTGAGGAG GGGAAACATTATCGTGAACTGGGTCGCTTAGAAGACGAGAAGGCCAGCAGGAATATATTTGAAGCCAG AAATAAGCATATTACGAATACAATAACCATCGACCTGCATGGCCAACATGTCCAACAAGCTATGAACCTTCTCAAACTTAACATGATGGTTTGTATTTGCATGCCAT CTGTCTTACTGAGGGTAATTACTGGTTGTGGTTCAGAAGGTACTGGGAAGGGAAAAATAAAGCGCTCG GTTATAGAGCTTGCAGAGAAGGAACATATTGAGTGGCGCGAAGAGAACTCTGGAACTGTAGCCCTTCGGCTTGGTGGGCCAAGAGAGTATCGGTTCCTTGAGCATGAAAACGATTCTGACTAA
- the LOC8081375 gene encoding SMR domain-containing protein At5g58720 isoform X2 — MKPSQSKKKGKKKKKSSPPAAVPAPPPPAEGAADSEACSLLPETLTISAAAAATAAVSETESSSSGEASTCASSACFTASSSGTASSSSFSPFSSSASTASSSAAGEERRDLTWLLDAFASATIDQIDSAYREAGGDPFVAAGILGSTQDTQPPQPPQPAPQPPPPPDLSPRSGSGGRKAGRRPKRVAVAATGMVADVIGKEYTRPVTAPVSVPNAWKGRDVERDGGSGGRKYSVEEAEQFLCSMLGDNSELGMGVVRDVLGQYGYDVEKALDALLDISGVSSVENMETNHQNAGRNDTRHLCMFPGNGLSVDNLTAGNRSLQQLTDEISNTRFQSELGHEFLWSEPQISYAEAVKEAPRSPTLPSRSTVAKAGPQQVLDSLFKIPEIHTYEPSSMDWKKVVKKLQMFNNTAASNNQERPKNGDGYREFRGVAARHYDKMKEYYQKAALAYSKGDKSYASYLAEEGKHYRELGRLEDEKASRNIFEARNKHITNTITIDLHGQHVQQAMNLLKLNMMVCICMPSVLLRVITGCGSEGTGKGKIKRSVIELAEKEHIEWREENSGTVALRLGGPREYRFLEHENDSD, encoded by the exons ATGAAGCCGTCGCAGTCCAAGAAGAagggcaagaagaagaagaagtccTCGCCGCCGGCCGCGGTGCCGGCCCCACCGCCGCCGGCGGAGGGGGCTGCGGATTCGGAGGCCTGCTCACTGCTGCCCGAAACCCTAACCatatccgccgccgccgccgccaccgcggcGGTTTCGGAGACGGAGTCCAGCAGCAGCGGCGAGGCGTCGACGTGCGCGTCGTCGGCTTGCTTCACCGCAAGCTCGTCGGGGACGgcctcctcgtcctccttctCTCCCTTCTCCTCGTCGGCGTCCACGGCTTCGTCGTCGGCCGCCGGCGAGGAGCGGCGGGACCTCACGTGGCTGCTCGACGCATTCGCCAGCGCCACCATCGACCAGATCGACTCCGCCTACCGCGAGGCCGGCGGGGACCCCTTCGTGGCCGCTGGTATACTCGGCTCCACGCAGGACACGCAGCCGCCGCAGCCACCACAGCCGGCGCCGCAGCCCCCGCCACCACCGGATCTCTCGCCGCGCAGTGGATCTGGTGGAAGGAAGGCTGGTCGGAGGCCCAAGCGGGTTGCGGTGGCCGCTACGGGCATGGTCGCGGACGTTATTGGCAAGGAATACACGCGGCCCGTGACTGCTCCTGTAAGCGTGCCAAATGCATGGAAGGGTCGGGATGTGGAGAGGGATGGCGGGTCTGGTGGCCGCAAGTACAGCGTTGAAGAGGCAGAACAGTTCCTgtgctcgatgctcggggataaTTCCGAGCTTGGCATGGGTGTTGTCAGAGATGTACTTG GTCAGTATGGGTATGATGTTGAGAAg GCGCTGGATGCATTGCTTGATATATCTGGCGTGTCTTCTGTTGAAAACATGGAAACAAATCATCAAAATGCTGGAAGGAATGACACCCGGCATCTATGTATGTTCCCTGGAAATGGGCTATCAGTGGACAATCTGACTGCTGGGAATAGAAGTCTACAACAG TTGACAGATGAGATATCCAACACTAGGTTCCAGTCTGAATTAGGACATGAGTTTTTGTGGAGTGAACCACAGATCAG CTATGCGGAGGCTGTTAAAGAGGCACCACGTTCACCAACATTGCCTTCAAGATCAACTGTAGCGAAAGCTGGTCCACAACAAGTCCTCGATTCACTGTTTAAAATTCCTGAAATACACACATATGAACCAAGTTCTATGGACTGGAAAAAGGTAGTAAAGAAACTGCAAATGTTCAATAATACCGCTGCATCAAACAATCAAGAAAGGCCTAAGAATG GGGATGGCTATCGTGAGTTCCGTGGTGTTGCTGCGAGACATTATGATAAAATGAAAGAATACTATCAGAAA GCTGCCCTGGCATATTCAAAGGGTGACAAGTCATATGCTTCTTACCTTGCTGAGGAG GGGAAACATTATCGTGAACTGGGTCGCTTAGAAGACGAGAAGGCCAGCAGGAATATATTTGAAGCCAG AAATAAGCATATTACGAATACAATAACCATCGACCTGCATGGCCAACATGTCCAACAAGCTATGAACCTTCTCAAACTTAACATGATGGTTTGTATTTGCATGCCAT CTGTCTTACTGAGGGTAATTACTGGTTGTGGTTCAGAAGGTACTGGGAAGGGAAAAATAAAGCGCTCG GTTATAGAGCTTGCAGAGAAGGAACATATTGAGTGGCGCGAAGAGAACTCTGGAACTGTAGCCCTTCGGCTTGGTGGGCCAAGAGAGTATCGGTTCCTTGAGCATGAAAACGATTCTGACTAA